The following are from one region of the Pirellulaceae bacterium genome:
- a CDS encoding molybdopterin molybdotransferase MoeA has product MELPQLNVVDAAIARAAQGLTPVAEELVPIDEACGRVLSQALIADRDSPALNVSAMDGYAVRIADVGQAPLSVAAVSPAGRPPVELPAGQAVQLFTGAPVPDGADCVVRREDTHESPGQVVIRHRSEELRIGQNIRYRGENIRQGQPVLPAGTQVTAATMGALVAFGGRHISVRRLISVSLLASGDELVEPGQAVQPWQIRNSNAPTLRSWLARLSWTRVVSQGKVADSLAASQTAIASALEQSDVLILTGGVSAGDTDYIPSAIESLGGHILFHRLPIRPGKPVLVGTLAGKLILGLPGNPVSAAVTALRIAQPLLGRLAGRLPEPELHCQLTQYDAKRLDLTWYRLVAWHQAGLQLVESQGSGDLVSLALSHGFIEVPPGGSGSGPWRTWLW; this is encoded by the coding sequence ATGGAATTACCACAACTGAATGTCGTCGACGCAGCGATTGCTCGCGCAGCTCAAGGACTCACGCCGGTGGCCGAAGAACTTGTGCCCATCGACGAGGCGTGTGGTCGCGTGCTTTCGCAGGCGTTGATTGCCGATCGCGATTCACCAGCTCTGAACGTGTCGGCCATGGATGGTTACGCTGTACGCATCGCTGATGTCGGTCAAGCGCCGCTATCGGTAGCTGCTGTCTCGCCCGCAGGTCGACCACCAGTCGAACTGCCTGCGGGACAAGCGGTACAACTGTTCACAGGTGCGCCGGTACCTGACGGTGCAGACTGCGTGGTGCGTCGCGAGGATACCCACGAGAGTCCGGGCCAGGTAGTGATTCGGCACAGGTCCGAGGAACTTCGCATCGGTCAGAACATCCGCTATCGCGGCGAGAACATTCGCCAGGGACAGCCGGTACTCCCTGCGGGAACACAAGTGACTGCGGCGACGATGGGCGCTTTGGTTGCGTTCGGTGGTCGCCATATCTCGGTGCGCCGGTTGATTAGCGTGAGTCTGTTGGCGTCGGGTGATGAATTGGTTGAGCCGGGCCAGGCGGTTCAGCCTTGGCAAATTCGCAATTCCAATGCGCCTACACTGCGCAGCTGGTTGGCGCGATTGTCGTGGACTCGGGTTGTAAGTCAGGGCAAAGTAGCAGATTCGCTGGCGGCTTCACAAACGGCGATTGCCAGCGCACTGGAACAGAGCGATGTGCTGATTTTGACTGGCGGGGTATCTGCCGGTGATACTGACTACATTCCATCGGCAATCGAGTCGCTGGGCGGTCACATTCTATTTCATCGACTGCCGATTCGTCCCGGTAAGCCGGTGCTGGTAGGGACATTGGCAGGTAAGCTGATTCTCGGATTGCCCGGTAACCCGGTCAGTGCGGCTGTCACCGCGCTGCGGATTGCCCAGCCGCTGCTGGGGCGATTGGCGGGACGTTTGCCCGAGCCTGAGTTGCATTGTCAGTTGACCCAGTACGATGCTAAGCGGCTAGATTTAACCTGGTATCGGCTGGTCGCGTGGCATCAAGCTGGATTGCAGCTAGTCGAGTCGCAGGGGTCGGGCGATCTAGTGTCGCTGGCGCTCAGTCACGGTTTTATCGAAGTTCCTCCAGGTGGCAGCGGTAGCGGTCCATGGCGAACTTGGTTGTGGTAG
- a CDS encoding isochorismatase family protein, with protein sequence MWQRIGSVIAGLLLWCSTTSWSRGEQSLQLALRYQQPTSEGSGRYHRLERNEQWQASQTAVIICDLWDSHHSVNAVRRVAELAPRIDTFVKALREKGATVIHAPSECMKHYADHPARLRAMQIPQAGTLPPDITDWCDQIPAEQQAAYPLDQSDGGEDDDPAELISWAQQLRQQGRNPRAPWLSQTDVVQIDDQRDFISDSGIEVWSILASRKVTKVMLVGVHTNMCVLGRPFGLRRLATAGLNVVLVRDLTDTMYNPRSWPYANHFTGTDIMVSHIERWVCPTISSQQILSGNEFRFSKDHRPQLTMLIADDEYQTERTLPEFAARHLSGSFRVTIAYGSETKRHSIVSLDDVRTADVLLISARRRLLPEADLQLIKQFVRSGRPMIGIRTASHAFSLRRGTPESGLADWPELDTQVWGGNYTNHYGNDLQAELSLAQSAAAHPIVRALGGALTMRPGGSLYKTAPLAPGTMLLMTGQVPNEPPQPVAWTFVRADGGRSFYTSLGHPADFDQVQFQTLLSAGIHWACDLPLPTMELLVDQNQRYAAGQGRQRK encoded by the coding sequence ATGTGGCAACGAATCGGATCAGTGATTGCCGGGCTGTTACTGTGGTGCAGCACCACGAGCTGGAGCAGAGGAGAACAATCATTGCAGCTGGCGCTGCGCTATCAGCAGCCGACATCGGAGGGGTCGGGAAGGTATCATCGGCTCGAGCGCAACGAGCAGTGGCAGGCGAGCCAAACTGCGGTAATTATTTGCGATCTGTGGGATTCACATCACAGTGTCAACGCTGTGCGGCGTGTCGCCGAATTGGCACCCAGAATCGATACGTTTGTCAAGGCACTACGGGAGAAGGGGGCAACGGTCATCCATGCTCCCAGCGAATGCATGAAGCACTACGCCGATCATCCGGCTCGTCTGCGGGCAATGCAAATTCCCCAAGCTGGCACGTTGCCACCCGACATAACCGATTGGTGCGATCAAATTCCGGCTGAACAACAGGCGGCCTATCCGCTGGACCAGTCCGATGGTGGAGAAGACGATGATCCGGCCGAATTGATAAGCTGGGCCCAGCAATTGCGTCAACAGGGACGCAATCCGCGTGCGCCTTGGCTGAGCCAAACAGATGTCGTACAGATTGATGATCAGCGCGACTTCATCAGCGATTCGGGCATTGAAGTATGGAGCATTCTAGCCAGCCGCAAGGTTACCAAGGTGATGTTGGTGGGAGTGCATACCAATATGTGCGTACTTGGTCGTCCATTTGGGTTGCGGCGTTTGGCGACGGCTGGATTGAACGTCGTGTTGGTGCGAGATTTAACCGATACCATGTACAATCCTCGATCGTGGCCGTACGCAAATCATTTTACGGGTACGGACATCATGGTCAGCCATATCGAGCGCTGGGTTTGCCCAACGATCTCTAGCCAACAGATACTAAGCGGCAACGAATTTCGATTTTCCAAGGACCATCGACCTCAATTGACTATGCTGATTGCTGACGACGAGTACCAGACCGAGCGCACGCTGCCGGAATTTGCGGCGCGACATCTCAGCGGTAGCTTTCGAGTCACCATCGCCTATGGCAGTGAGACCAAGCGTCATAGCATTGTGTCATTGGACGATGTGCGCACTGCCGATGTGCTGTTGATCAGCGCTCGCCGCCGCCTGCTGCCCGAGGCCGATTTGCAGCTCATTAAACAGTTCGTGCGGTCGGGGCGGCCGATGATCGGCATTCGCACGGCCAGTCATGCATTTTCGCTGCGTCGAGGAACTCCCGAATCGGGCTTAGCAGACTGGCCAGAACTGGATACTCAGGTCTGGGGTGGTAATTACACCAATCACTACGGAAATGATCTCCAGGCCGAACTGTCGTTGGCCCAGTCGGCTGCCGCGCATCCGATTGTCCGGGCCCTGGGAGGAGCGCTGACCATGCGTCCCGGTGGGTCCCTGTACAAGACAGCACCACTGGCCCCAGGAACTATGTTGCTGATGACAGGTCAAGTGCCCAACGAGCCGCCTCAACCGGTAGCATGGACGTTTGTAAGGGCCGACGGAGGTAGATCGTTTTATACATCCTTGGGACATCCAGCGGATTTTGATCAGGTCCAATTTCAGACGCTACTGTCGGCTGGAATTCACTGGGCATGCGATCTGCCGTTGCCAACCATGGAACTGCTGGTCGATCAAAATCAGCGTTACGCGGCTGGGCAGGGCAGGCAACGCAAGTGA
- a CDS encoding ABC transporter ATP-binding protein, with product MSSTSSRQRFREYRQEVAQRHRSGQRPGRFHSERSDTDASTASHRSFWVLLVQFWRELGTHRLKVVVALTTLTVSTLLGLIPPAGTKLAIDYVLTEPRLELPNWLASRLGYPTPMQLLWMIAAAVVVVTLLRTVVHIWGRKYATQAVQLMQADLRRRVFEHAMRLPLHRIQMLKSGGATSLIREDAGGVADLIFNMIYNPWQAIVQLVGSFIVLLLVDWRLLVGGLLLLPAVWLTHRTWIYRVRPLYKDIRKRRQHVDASTTETFGGIRVVRTFARGKSESNRFVKSTHLIARQQMMVWWATRLLEIVWEVIIPLASTGLLLYGGWQILNGRMSLGDLMMFLVYLTMLLGPIASIASSAMSFQNNLAGLDRVLDLLQEQTETAQQPGTRPVVRSDVAGAIQMNGVCFSYPGSDRLVLADINFTAPAGSTIALVGRSGAGKTTLCNLVARFYNPTHGTIELDGRNVTEISLESYRKILGVVEQEVFLFDGTIFENVAYGRQGASVDEVTAAAQAAAALQFIQQLPQGFKTVIGERGFKLSGGQRQRLAIARAILADPKILILDEATSNLDSESERLIQSSLAKLLTGRTAFVIAHRLSTIMHADQILVLDEGRIVERGTHQQLMDHGGLYQRMVLLQTQPAN from the coding sequence ATGTCATCCACCAGCAGTCGCCAGCGTTTTCGAGAGTACCGCCAGGAGGTAGCTCAGCGTCATCGCTCTGGGCAGCGGCCTGGTCGGTTCCATAGTGAGCGATCCGACACCGATGCATCTACGGCGAGCCACCGCAGCTTCTGGGTTCTGCTGGTGCAATTCTGGCGCGAATTAGGGACACATCGCCTGAAAGTCGTCGTTGCACTGACGACACTCACGGTATCTACGCTGCTGGGCCTGATCCCGCCGGCTGGAACCAAACTGGCCATCGACTACGTGCTTACTGAGCCCAGGTTGGAACTGCCCAATTGGCTGGCTAGTCGTCTCGGTTATCCGACGCCGATGCAGTTGTTGTGGATGATTGCCGCTGCGGTAGTCGTCGTGACGTTGCTGCGCACCGTAGTTCACATCTGGGGTCGTAAGTACGCTACGCAGGCGGTGCAATTGATGCAGGCTGATCTGCGTCGGCGCGTTTTCGAGCATGCTATGCGTCTACCCCTGCATCGCATTCAAATGCTCAAGAGCGGTGGAGCCACCAGCCTCATTCGCGAAGATGCCGGTGGTGTGGCCGATCTGATTTTTAATATGATTTACAACCCCTGGCAAGCAATCGTGCAATTGGTCGGCAGCTTCATCGTCTTGTTGTTAGTCGACTGGCGGTTGCTGGTTGGTGGATTGCTATTGCTGCCGGCTGTGTGGCTAACGCATAGAACCTGGATATACCGAGTCCGTCCGCTCTACAAGGACATCCGCAAACGCCGTCAACACGTGGACGCCAGCACTACCGAAACGTTCGGTGGCATTCGTGTCGTTCGCACATTCGCTCGCGGAAAAAGTGAGTCCAATCGCTTCGTCAAGTCCACGCACCTCATCGCCCGACAGCAGATGATGGTCTGGTGGGCCACGCGATTGTTGGAGATCGTTTGGGAAGTCATTATTCCATTGGCCTCGACCGGCCTGCTTTTGTACGGTGGCTGGCAAATACTGAACGGTCGAATGTCGCTGGGTGATTTGATGATGTTTCTGGTTTACTTGACGATGCTACTTGGACCTATTGCATCCATCGCCTCCAGCGCTATGAGCTTTCAAAACAATCTGGCTGGACTCGATCGAGTCCTCGATTTGCTGCAAGAGCAAACGGAGACTGCCCAACAGCCTGGTACTCGCCCAGTAGTGCGCAGCGACGTGGCTGGAGCTATACAGATGAACGGCGTCTGCTTCAGCTATCCAGGATCCGATCGTCTAGTGCTCGCCGATATCAATTTTACCGCTCCCGCTGGTTCCACAATCGCCCTGGTCGGTCGCAGCGGAGCCGGCAAGACGACCTTATGTAACTTGGTCGCACGCTTCTATAATCCAACTCATGGTACCATTGAGTTAGATGGCCGCAATGTCACCGAGATTTCACTTGAGTCCTATCGCAAGATCCTTGGTGTCGTAGAGCAAGAGGTGTTCCTATTTGATGGAACGATATTCGAAAACGTGGCCTACGGTCGTCAGGGGGCTAGCGTGGATGAGGTGACTGCGGCCGCCCAGGCCGCTGCGGCCTTGCAATTTATCCAGCAACTGCCGCAAGGGTTCAAGACCGTGATTGGTGAACGCGGTTTCAAACTTAGTGGTGGTCAGCGTCAGCGTCTGGCCATCGCCCGAGCCATTCTGGCTGATCCAAAAATCTTGATCTTGGACGAAGCCACCAGCAACCTGGATAGCGAAAGCGAGCGGCTCATACAAAGTAGTCTCGCCAAACTCCTCACAGGTCGCACCGCCTTTGTCATCGCTCACCGGTTGAGCACCATCATGCACGCTGATCAGATTTTGGTGCTCGACGAAGGCCGCATCGTTGAACGCGGCACCCATCAGCAACTCATGGACCACGGTGGTCTTTATCAGCGCATGGTCCTGCTCCAAACTCAACCCGCCAACTAA
- the radC gene encoding DNA repair protein RadC: protein MRKKQDQQRRSKLREVLSLISERPKFRRQEIQFLCREASPAFVTKVLKQLHAEGVLQQNNSQGQVSYEWNDQTFHAEQWIDRQIVGDQVTQLPAEERPRERLLAVGAAQLKNSELLAVLIRSGRPGESAMQAGQRLAQKFVERIGELPRCSMQELRDISQSVSVAAYCQIMAGIELGRRVAQALDQRAERPKIISTQAAIEYCRNHFQRLATDALQEEFHIVTLDTKLQPIRSHRITVGTLDASLVHPREVFKAAVRDSASSILLVHNHPSGDPTPSRHDREITQRLRQVGEVMGIQVVDHIIVARDRTVSLAEC, encoded by the coding sequence ATGAGGAAGAAACAAGACCAACAGCGCCGCTCCAAACTACGCGAAGTATTGTCGCTGATTTCCGAGCGCCCCAAGTTCCGCCGCCAAGAGATTCAGTTCTTGTGTCGCGAAGCTTCGCCCGCGTTTGTCACGAAAGTGCTCAAACAATTGCACGCCGAAGGCGTGTTGCAGCAAAATAACAGTCAGGGACAGGTGAGTTATGAATGGAACGACCAGACGTTTCATGCCGAGCAGTGGATCGATCGGCAAATTGTTGGCGATCAGGTCACACAGTTGCCTGCCGAAGAGCGACCTCGAGAGAGATTGTTGGCAGTTGGAGCTGCTCAACTGAAGAACAGTGAACTACTGGCTGTACTGATTCGTTCGGGACGTCCCGGCGAATCGGCCATGCAGGCCGGACAGCGGCTGGCGCAGAAGTTCGTGGAGCGAATTGGCGAGTTGCCACGCTGTTCAATGCAAGAACTGCGGGACATCAGCCAGTCGGTATCCGTAGCGGCCTACTGTCAGATTATGGCAGGCATCGAGCTTGGCCGCCGAGTTGCTCAAGCGCTGGACCAGCGGGCTGAGCGGCCCAAAATCATCAGCACTCAGGCGGCTATCGAGTATTGTCGCAATCATTTTCAGCGATTGGCAACCGATGCTCTGCAAGAGGAGTTTCACATCGTGACATTGGATACCAAACTACAACCGATCCGTAGCCATCGGATTACTGTGGGAACATTGGATGCCAGTTTGGTGCATCCGCGCGAAGTTTTTAAGGCCGCAGTTCGCGATTCGGCTTCGTCCATTCTGTTGGTTCACAATCATCCCTCAGGCGATCCAACCCCTAGCCGTCACGACCGTGAAATCACTCAGCGTCTCAGGCAAGTCGGCGAAGTCATGGGCATACAGGTTGTAGATCATATCATCGTCGCTCGCGATCGCACCGTAAGTCTTGCAGAATGTTAG
- the purB gene encoding adenylosuccinate lyase: MELSALTAISPIDGRYADKTAPLRELMSEFGLMRFRVLVEVRWLEWLAADPQIAEVPPLSGEARARLNQLCDQFSLTHAQAIKEIERTTNHDVKAVEYFLKRHMSGHAELQKITELVHFACTSEDINNLAHALMLQAAREHITTAAILPIVDQLAGMAESLADVPMLARTHGQPASPTTVGKELANVAYRIQRQLQQLTSVPLLGKFNGAVGNYNAHIAAYPEIDWLRSTQRFVESLGLTWNPYTTQIEPHDYMAELFNTWSRLNTVLVDLARDIWGYIALGYFKQKTVAGEVGSSTMPHKVNPIDFENAEGNLGLANAVFGHMAEKLPISRWQRDLTDSTVLRNMGVGIGYSLIAYQSLRKGLGKLELDRGRLQQDLAVAWEVLAEPIQTVMRRYGIAEPYERLKELTRGRAITAETMRQFIVQLEIPEAAKQSLLALTPDTYIGNAAQQAQQLSSPSAQPLGNLPGIDSGS, translated from the coding sequence ATGGAACTGTCTGCTTTGACGGCTATTTCCCCGATCGATGGTCGGTACGCGGACAAAACCGCCCCGCTGCGCGAATTGATGAGCGAGTTTGGACTGATGCGGTTTCGGGTTCTGGTTGAAGTGCGGTGGCTGGAATGGCTAGCCGCCGACCCGCAAATTGCTGAAGTTCCTCCGCTGAGTGGGGAAGCGCGGGCCAGGTTAAATCAACTGTGCGACCAGTTTAGCTTGACTCATGCCCAGGCCATCAAAGAAATCGAACGGACGACGAACCACGATGTCAAAGCGGTTGAGTACTTCTTGAAGCGGCACATGTCGGGACATGCTGAGCTGCAAAAGATTACCGAACTCGTACATTTTGCCTGTACTTCGGAAGACATCAACAATCTGGCACACGCTTTGATGTTGCAAGCGGCTCGCGAGCACATAACGACCGCAGCCATCCTGCCAATCGTAGATCAACTGGCCGGCATGGCTGAATCCCTAGCTGATGTTCCCATGCTTGCGCGTACGCATGGTCAGCCAGCATCGCCAACCACTGTTGGCAAGGAATTGGCCAACGTGGCCTATCGCATCCAGCGGCAGCTTCAGCAGCTCACCAGCGTTCCGCTGCTCGGCAAGTTCAACGGTGCCGTCGGAAACTACAACGCACACATTGCCGCTTATCCTGAGATTGACTGGCTACGATCGACTCAGCGATTTGTCGAGTCGCTGGGACTGACATGGAATCCATACACGACGCAGATCGAGCCACACGACTACATGGCCGAACTGTTTAACACCTGGTCGCGGCTTAACACTGTGCTGGTGGATTTGGCCCGTGATATCTGGGGGTATATCGCTCTGGGCTACTTTAAACAAAAGACTGTGGCCGGTGAAGTCGGTTCGTCCACCATGCCTCACAAGGTCAATCCAATTGACTTTGAAAACGCTGAAGGAAATTTAGGGCTAGCCAACGCTGTTTTTGGCCACATGGCCGAGAAGTTGCCGATTTCGCGGTGGCAACGCGATTTGACGGACTCGACCGTGCTGCGAAACATGGGCGTTGGCATAGGCTACAGCTTAATCGCCTATCAATCGCTGCGCAAAGGTCTAGGCAAACTGGAACTGGACCGTGGCCGCCTGCAACAGGATTTAGCGGTGGCTTGGGAAGTACTGGCTGAGCCCATTCAAACAGTCATGCGGCGTTACGGCATTGCCGAGCCGTATGAAAGGCTTAAAGAGTTAACTCGCGGCCGAGCGATCACGGCCGAAACAATGCGCCAGTTCATCGTTCAACTTGAAATCCCGGAAGCCGCCAAGCAATCGCTACTGGCGCTCACGCCTGACACTTACATTGGTAACGCCGCTCAACAAGCCCAACAACTGTCCTCGCCGTCCGCACAACCGCTCGGAAATCTCCCTGGGATTGACAGCGGCTCTTAG
- a CDS encoding NAD(P)H-dependent oxidoreductase, producing the protein MDTQKLLLQLNWRYAVKKFDPQRQIDLATWQVLEQALVLSPSSYGLQPWRFVVITSPEIKAQLPAISWNQRQPADCSHMVVLTAKEQLDEAYIDQHVQQTADARGVLPAALAGYRRMLLSAIAQSESHLDWNSRQVYLALGQLLTAAAILGVDACPLEGIQLDAYDKLLGLEALGYRSVVGCALGYRDPSDVDATKHKVRFATQQIIQRV; encoded by the coding sequence ATGGATACACAGAAACTATTGCTGCAATTGAATTGGCGATATGCTGTCAAAAAATTCGATCCACAACGTCAAATCGACTTGGCGACTTGGCAAGTCCTGGAGCAAGCTCTAGTGCTGAGCCCCAGCAGTTATGGATTACAGCCCTGGCGATTCGTGGTCATCACCAGTCCCGAGATCAAAGCCCAGCTTCCCGCGATTTCGTGGAACCAGCGACAACCGGCTGATTGCTCGCACATGGTCGTACTGACCGCCAAGGAGCAGCTGGATGAAGCCTATATCGACCAACACGTTCAGCAGACCGCCGATGCGCGCGGGGTATTGCCAGCTGCGCTGGCCGGGTATCGACGCATGCTGCTGTCGGCGATTGCACAGTCTGAATCGCATTTGGATTGGAACAGTCGTCAGGTCTATTTGGCCCTGGGGCAATTGCTCACAGCCGCTGCCATACTTGGCGTTGATGCTTGTCCATTGGAAGGTATTCAACTGGACGCCTACGATAAGCTTTTGGGGCTCGAGGCGCTCGGCTATCGCTCGGTGGTGGGCTGCGCGCTCGGCTATCGAGACCCAAGTGATGTTGATGCGACTAAACACAAAGTGCGTTTCGCTACCCAGCAGATCATTCAGCGAGTGTAG
- a CDS encoding NIPSNAP family protein — translation MVRWLTIIVAAGTWWIAMETQATSQDDSRLYEMRVYYAAPGKLDALHERFRNHTVRLFEKHGMENVGYWTPIDNTDSRLIYFLAYPDRDARDNSWKAFMADPEWQSAYKASEVDGRLVRKVETAYFSASDYSPKIVAHVKGDRVFELRTYTATAGNIDALHQRFREHTVKLFAKHGMTNIAYWTPVADQKRWSDKLLYILAHPSREAAQTSFTNFRQDPVWLAVRSASEERAGGSLTATENGVLSEFLVATDYSPIR, via the coding sequence ATGGTGCGCTGGCTAACGATCATTGTGGCTGCTGGAACGTGGTGGATAGCGATGGAGACTCAAGCAACGTCGCAGGACGATTCACGTCTATACGAGATGCGTGTGTATTATGCCGCCCCTGGAAAACTAGACGCGCTGCACGAGCGTTTCCGTAACCATACTGTAAGACTGTTTGAAAAGCATGGCATGGAAAATGTCGGTTACTGGACGCCGATCGACAATACGGATTCCAGGCTGATCTACTTTCTGGCATATCCTGATCGCGATGCGCGCGACAACTCCTGGAAGGCTTTTATGGCCGACCCCGAGTGGCAGTCCGCCTACAAGGCCAGCGAAGTCGACGGACGGTTAGTCCGCAAAGTTGAAACCGCATATTTTTCGGCCAGCGACTATTCACCCAAGATTGTTGCTCATGTCAAAGGTGATCGCGTCTTCGAATTGCGGACATACACAGCTACTGCGGGCAATATCGATGCGTTGCACCAGCGCTTTCGCGAGCACACCGTCAAGTTATTCGCAAAGCACGGCATGACCAATATCGCCTACTGGACACCCGTTGCCGATCAGAAGAGATGGAGCGACAAGCTGCTGTACATTTTGGCCCACCCGTCGCGCGAGGCGGCTCAAACGTCTTTCACCAATTTTCGCCAAGATCCAGTATGGCTGGCAGTGCGTTCTGCGTCGGAAGAGCGTGCCGGCGGATCATTGACCGCCACCGAAAACGGCGTGCTCTCTGAATTTCTTGTCGCCACCGATTATTCGCCTATTCGCTGA
- a CDS encoding exo-alpha-sialidase, whose amino-acid sequence MKSLAGLLWIAGLLCVPVQGQNPTGGKTIVTVAASTPELTRKGEGDVIELDDGRLLVVYMEFSGTGSDFAQTRLVAQWSGDGGLNWSGHRVVAETAPGDINVYSPNLLPAHDGAVLLLFMRQHHTNPITSTIYTWRSSDSGASFQPVGQVSNGYYGLCNAVVKRTSSGRLLLPVTVIDKQGTTAHGETYAAIVLLSDDDGRSWRESNGRIQLPMRGVMEPHVQECRDGRMLMVMRSQLGALFLSQSTDDGQTWSKPQTSGLSSPESCPELTQIPSTGDLLMIWNNSPYDPAFRSHFGKRSPLTAAISSDDGRTWKVVDDIESDPDRAFSNPGCRFTRSGHAIINYWTCQYLPNWAMQDVIDLRLAIIDSKWFYR is encoded by the coding sequence ATGAAATCATTAGCTGGGTTGCTGTGGATTGCCGGATTATTGTGTGTGCCAGTTCAGGGCCAGAATCCCACGGGCGGCAAGACGATCGTGACAGTCGCGGCTAGTACGCCAGAGCTTACGCGCAAGGGTGAAGGCGACGTGATCGAGCTGGATGATGGGCGTTTGCTGGTGGTTTACATGGAGTTTTCCGGAACTGGCAGTGATTTCGCTCAGACTCGTCTGGTGGCGCAGTGGTCCGGCGATGGCGGGTTGAATTGGTCGGGGCATCGTGTGGTTGCAGAAACAGCGCCTGGTGACATCAACGTCTATTCACCCAATCTACTGCCTGCACACGATGGCGCGGTGCTGCTGCTGTTCATGCGGCAGCACCACACCAACCCGATAACATCCACAATCTATACCTGGCGATCCAGCGATAGCGGCGCAAGCTTTCAGCCGGTCGGTCAAGTTTCAAACGGGTATTACGGATTGTGCAATGCGGTGGTCAAACGTACCTCGTCGGGAAGATTATTATTGCCTGTGACGGTGATCGACAAGCAGGGTACGACGGCGCATGGTGAGACGTATGCGGCTATTGTGCTACTGAGCGACGATGATGGGCGCTCGTGGCGCGAAAGCAACGGTCGCATTCAGTTGCCAATGCGTGGCGTGATGGAACCACATGTTCAAGAGTGCCGCGATGGGCGCATGTTAATGGTCATGCGCAGTCAACTGGGTGCACTATTTCTGTCACAGTCGACCGATGACGGACAAACCTGGTCCAAGCCACAAACCAGCGGTCTAAGTTCACCGGAATCATGCCCCGAGCTGACACAAATACCGTCGACCGGCGATCTGTTGATGATTTGGAACAACAGTCCGTATGATCCGGCATTCCGATCGCACTTTGGCAAACGCAGTCCGCTTACGGCAGCTATTTCGAGCGACGATGGGCGTACCTGGAAAGTCGTGGATGATATCGAATCGGACCCAGACCGAGCTTTCTCCAATCCAGGTTGCCGGTTTACTCGCAGCGGTCACGCGATCATCAATTACTGGACCTGCCAGTATTTGCCGAATTGGGCCATGCAGGACGTAATCGACCTGCGTCTGGCCATCATCGACTCGAAATGGTTTTACCGCTAG